A stretch of Bacillus spongiae DNA encodes these proteins:
- a CDS encoding MFS transporter, translated as MDFSPYEESFLFTKKSARNAFIVLVLTFFSVYIGSEQFGYFDMALYGYLWATTICFILLTIRITSWTLRPPTRRLWKQGIKMMLSLKGLKFIFQTLYSNIGEQKFIRKRSVYRWLQHFFISWGVLFSFAITFALVLNWLHFELVDQKTYAAVMFGIPLFHMKVDGIFAFIIYHGLNWTGILVIIGCVMAMYRRVTDQKKIVEQSKEYDFFPLVLLIAISITGSLLTVSAMWMEGFFYMGISIIHQVTVIIFLLYFPFSKFWHLPLRFLAVIVPMYHALEEQKPCARCGREYATNTQIKDVQLSLKKRNLPLPIDQSWLHFSDMCSECRRVSHRLGGYGAKIHLGQSNLVLEPNQRNGLVQQKGDS; from the coding sequence ATGGATTTTTCTCCATACGAGGAATCATTTTTATTCACAAAAAAGTCAGCAAGAAATGCTTTTATTGTTTTAGTACTTACCTTTTTTTCTGTGTATATTGGATCCGAACAGTTTGGATATTTTGATATGGCGTTATATGGATATTTATGGGCAACCACTATTTGTTTCATCCTACTAACGATTAGAATCACCTCCTGGACACTTCGTCCTCCTACTAGAAGACTTTGGAAACAAGGAATTAAAATGATGCTTAGTTTAAAAGGATTGAAATTTATTTTCCAAACACTTTACTCTAACATCGGTGAACAAAAGTTTATTCGAAAACGTTCGGTTTACAGATGGCTTCAGCATTTCTTCATCTCTTGGGGAGTTCTCTTCTCCTTTGCCATTACCTTTGCTTTAGTGTTGAACTGGTTACACTTTGAGCTAGTAGATCAAAAAACATACGCAGCCGTTATGTTTGGGATCCCCTTATTTCATATGAAGGTTGATGGAATTTTTGCTTTTATCATTTATCACGGGCTTAACTGGACTGGCATTCTTGTCATTATTGGCTGCGTGATGGCCATGTACCGGAGGGTTACGGATCAAAAGAAAATTGTTGAACAATCAAAAGAATATGACTTTTTCCCACTTGTTCTCTTAATTGCTATTTCTATTACAGGATCCTTACTAACGGTTTCGGCAATGTGGATGGAAGGTTTCTTTTATATGGGAATCTCAATAATTCATCAGGTCACTGTGATTATCTTTCTTCTTTACTTTCCATTTAGTAAGTTCTGGCATTTACCGCTAAGATTTTTAGCCGTTATTGTACCGATGTACCATGCACTTGAGGAACAAAAACCATGCGCTAGATGTGGAAGAGAGTATGCAACCAATACTCAAATTAAAGATGTGCAGCTCTCTTTGAAAAAGCGAAACCTTCCTCTTCCTATCGATCAATCATGGCTTCATTTTTCAGATATGTGTTCAGAATGCAGAAGAGTAAGCCATCGTCTTGGAGGGTACGGAGCGAAAATTCACTTAGGGCAAAGTAACCTTGTATTAGAACCGAATCAGAGAAACGGGTTAGTTCAGCAGAAAGGAGATTCTTAA
- a CDS encoding metal ABC transporter permease, with amino-acid sequence MAFIEAVMQYEFLQKALLTSIMVGIICGVIGCFIILRGMALMGDAISHAVLPGVAISYMLGINFFFGAVLSGVATAIAIGFVSQNSRIKHDTSIGIMFTAAFAAGIIVITMLKSSTDLYHILFGNVLAVRTSDMWITLGIGIVVLSLVYLFYKELLVTSFDETMGAAYGLPVRLIHYFLMTLLTMVTVASLQTVGIVLVVAMLITPAAAAYLLTDRLSIMIFLAAGIGVISSVVGLYFSFTYNLASGATIVISATVIFIFIFLFSPKHGLIWKQLKMMKKRASLT; translated from the coding sequence ATGGCTTTTATTGAAGCAGTTATGCAATATGAATTTTTACAAAAAGCATTATTAACGTCCATTATGGTTGGAATAATCTGTGGAGTCATCGGATGTTTTATTATTTTAAGAGGAATGGCTTTAATGGGAGATGCAATTTCCCATGCTGTATTACCGGGAGTAGCAATTTCATATATGCTCGGAATCAACTTCTTCTTCGGGGCCGTACTTAGCGGAGTTGCTACAGCTATCGCAATCGGATTTGTCAGTCAGAACAGCCGAATTAAACATGATACATCAATTGGAATTATGTTCACAGCAGCCTTTGCAGCGGGAATTATCGTTATTACGATGCTGAAAAGTAGTACCGACTTGTACCATATTTTGTTTGGTAACGTTCTTGCAGTTCGAACATCTGATATGTGGATTACACTCGGAATCGGCATTGTCGTTTTATCCCTAGTGTACCTCTTTTATAAAGAATTATTGGTTACATCTTTTGATGAAACGATGGGAGCTGCCTACGGATTACCTGTTCGCTTGATTCACTATTTTCTTATGACTCTCCTAACAATGGTGACGGTCGCTTCTTTACAAACAGTAGGGATTGTACTTGTTGTAGCGATGTTAATCACTCCAGCAGCTGCGGCATACCTTTTAACAGATCGTTTATCAATCATGATTTTCCTTGCGGCGGGAATAGGAGTCATTTCCTCCGTTGTAGGACTCTATTTCAGCTTTACTTATAACCTAGCTTCCGGAGCAACGATTGTCATTTCTGCAACGGTAATTTTCATTTTTATCTTCCTATTTTCACCAAAACACGGGTTAAT
- a CDS encoding MFS transporter, giving the protein MKRLTEWDPSDKKFWEHKGKRIATRNLWISTIALHLAFCIWQMWSVMTINLPKVGFTYTTDQMFTLTAIPALVGAVLRMFYSIAITYLGGRTWTVISTIILIIPAIGIGIAIQNTNTPFITMAILSALCGVGGANFASSMANIGPYFPKEKQGTALGINGGIGNLGVSMVQLVAPIAIGIPLFGTLLGGPQLLVLESGNQNIWLQNGALIWVLPLILISIVAFFGMNNLPSPKVSLVEQAQVFKGKHMYLITILYIMSFGSFIGYSAAFPLLINKEFPEVNALQLAFLGPLLGASFRTVGGYLADKMGGAIVTFASVITMMIATAGVVYFVGESKSFVGFFIMFMILFLAGGIANGSIFRMIPIIFGPKETPAAIGFSAAIGAFGGFFIPKLFGWSFQYSGGPQPALYVFISYYFLCSIILWIYYARPNAEMKC; this is encoded by the coding sequence ATGAAAAGATTAACAGAGTGGGATCCTTCCGATAAAAAATTTTGGGAACATAAAGGAAAAAGAATTGCAACGAGAAACCTTTGGATATCTACTATTGCACTTCACCTAGCATTTTGTATATGGCAAATGTGGTCTGTTATGACGATTAATCTCCCTAAGGTTGGATTTACATATACGACAGATCAAATGTTTACGTTAACCGCTATTCCAGCATTAGTTGGTGCTGTTCTTCGGATGTTTTACTCAATCGCTATTACCTATCTTGGTGGTCGAACCTGGACAGTAATTAGTACGATTATTTTAATCATACCTGCTATTGGAATTGGAATTGCAATCCAAAATACAAATACGCCATTTATAACAATGGCAATACTTTCAGCTCTTTGTGGGGTGGGAGGAGCTAATTTTGCTTCGTCTATGGCTAATATCGGGCCGTATTTTCCAAAGGAAAAGCAAGGAACAGCTCTTGGTATTAATGGGGGGATAGGTAATCTCGGTGTCAGTATGGTTCAGCTCGTAGCTCCAATTGCTATAGGAATCCCTTTATTTGGAACATTATTAGGTGGACCGCAACTTTTAGTTTTAGAATCAGGTAACCAAAATATATGGTTACAAAATGGCGCTTTAATCTGGGTTCTTCCTTTAATACTCATTTCAATTGTTGCCTTTTTTGGAATGAATAATTTACCTTCACCAAAGGTTTCTTTAGTAGAGCAAGCGCAAGTATTCAAAGGTAAACATATGTACTTAATTACTATTCTATATATTATGTCTTTTGGTTCTTTTATCGGGTACTCTGCTGCTTTTCCTTTACTAATAAACAAGGAGTTTCCTGAGGTGAATGCTTTACAACTTGCATTTTTAGGTCCGCTATTAGGTGCAAGCTTTCGTACCGTCGGTGGTTATTTGGCTGATAAAATGGGAGGGGCTATCGTCACATTTGCCTCAGTCATTACAATGATGATTGCAACAGCTGGTGTGGTTTATTTTGTAGGTGAATCAAAGAGTTTCGTTGGCTTTTTTATAATGTTTATGATCCTTTTTTTAGCCGGGGGAATTGCAAATGGCTCAATATTTCGTATGATTCCAATCATATTTGGACCGAAAGAAACCCCTGCAGCTATTGGGTTTAGTGCAGCCATAGGTGCTTTTGGTGGTTTCTTTATACCAAAGCTATTTGGATGGTCGTTTCAATATTCAGGAGGGCCACAACCTGCCCTTTATGTGTTTATCTCCTATTACTTTTTATGTTCAATTATTTTATGGATTTATTATGCAAGGCCAAATGCAGAAATGAAATGCTAA
- a CDS encoding metal ABC transporter ATP-binding protein, whose protein sequence is MKNTAISVNDLHVSYYGNEAVKGVSLSIKSGDLVGIIGPNGAGKSTFLKAMLNLIPRDKGDVEVLGKSIKEVRKKIAYVPQRNDIDWDFPIRVLDAVLLGTFPNLKLFKRPTKKDKEWAMKCLERVGMEDFSKRQIGELSGGQQQRVFLARALAQKAELFFLDEPFVGVDVSSEETIVKILKELTDHGKTVIVVHHDLSKANDYFNQLILLNKELISFGEVSEVFQSDIIERAYKGQFAFMKEIGV, encoded by the coding sequence ATGAAGAATACAGCTATCTCCGTTAACGATCTACATGTTTCTTATTACGGAAATGAAGCAGTGAAAGGGGTCAGCTTATCCATTAAGTCTGGTGATCTTGTGGGAATTATAGGGCCCAACGGCGCAGGAAAGTCAACGTTTTTAAAAGCAATGTTGAACCTTATTCCAAGAGATAAAGGCGATGTAGAAGTGCTCGGTAAAAGCATAAAAGAAGTACGAAAAAAGATTGCCTACGTCCCACAGCGTAATGATATTGATTGGGATTTTCCCATTCGTGTCCTTGATGCCGTGCTTCTAGGTACATTTCCTAACCTAAAGCTTTTCAAACGACCGACGAAAAAAGATAAGGAATGGGCAATGAAATGTTTAGAACGAGTCGGTATGGAAGACTTTAGTAAACGCCAAATCGGTGAACTATCAGGGGGTCAGCAGCAGCGTGTATTTTTAGCACGAGCCCTCGCTCAAAAAGCGGAATTATTTTTCCTTGATGAACCATTTGTAGGGGTTGATGTATCCAGTGAGGAAACAATTGTCAAAATATTAAAGGAACTGACCGACCATGGGAAAACAGTCATCGTCGTTCACCATGATCTCAGTAAAGCCAACGACTATTTCAACCAACTCATCCTACTAAACAAAGAATTAATAAGCTTTGGTGAGGTTAGCGAGGTTTTTCAATCTGATATCATCGAAAGAGCTTACAAAGGACAATTTGCTTTTATGAAAGAGATAGGGGTGTAA
- the fdhF gene encoding formate dehydrogenase subunit alpha has protein sequence MGHIQNENYSQRNYEPIKRDGEELISTHCCFCGMQCGMNIRVKTEDKSVLGVEPRYDFPMNGGRLCPKGVAAYRQSEHRERILHPLIRKNGSLQQATWEEALDLITSKFLDIQNKHGKNAVGLYSGSSMTNEKCYLMGKFARIGLGTKNIDYNGRYCMSSASVAFNQSVGIDRGSTNPWSDIKEADVLVIAGSNTAECHPLSMPYIWGARDRGAKLIIIDPRQTKTALVADVHLDLRPGTDVAMGNGLLHVMIEEGLVDKTFIEQHTTGYQELKETVKSYTPQRVAEITGVAPEKIITAARLYGKAKGGMVMFARGVEQHATGTDAVSTYVNLSLVSGKIGRKGSGFATFTGQGNGQGGREHGQKTDQLPGFRKITDPNAREYIASVWGVEEKEIPGPGMSAFEILQQLGKEIKGLLLVCSNPIVSSPSVGDVSKYLKSLEFFVAIDMFMSESAELADVILPSTVWIEDNGTTTNIEGRVVRLKGIDRRPGQVKSDWEIICELAKKLGREKYFTYNSPEEIFNELRLASKGGIADYYGITYEKLDKMQGVFWPCPTEEDEGMPRLFEDKKFNFPDGKARILAFEHKGPNEKVSKEYPLILSTGRVVYHYLSGNQTRRIEALRNFCPDPYVEMHPSLAMKYNISNGEMVQISSPRGSIKVVAKITKIIREDMIFVPYHWGKQLAINHLTNPALEPKSKIPEFKVCAAKLEKIESVGERHG, from the coding sequence ATGGGACATATTCAGAATGAAAATTACTCGCAAAGAAATTATGAACCTATTAAACGCGATGGTGAAGAGCTCATATCAACACACTGTTGTTTTTGTGGAATGCAATGCGGGATGAATATTCGAGTCAAAACAGAGGACAAATCCGTTTTAGGAGTCGAACCACGTTACGACTTCCCTATGAATGGTGGAAGACTTTGCCCAAAAGGGGTAGCTGCCTATAGACAATCAGAACATCGTGAACGAATCCTACATCCACTAATTAGGAAAAACGGAAGTCTACAGCAGGCAACATGGGAGGAAGCATTAGATTTAATAACATCTAAATTTCTAGATATCCAAAATAAACATGGAAAAAATGCTGTTGGATTATATAGCGGCTCATCAATGACCAATGAAAAATGCTATTTAATGGGGAAATTTGCCCGGATTGGACTAGGTACAAAAAATATTGATTACAATGGTCGTTACTGCATGTCTTCCGCTTCTGTTGCTTTTAATCAAAGTGTTGGAATTGATCGAGGTTCTACCAATCCGTGGTCAGATATAAAAGAAGCTGATGTACTTGTCATCGCAGGATCCAATACAGCAGAATGTCACCCACTTTCCATGCCATATATTTGGGGGGCTAGAGACCGGGGCGCTAAATTAATTATCATTGATCCTAGACAAACCAAAACTGCATTAGTTGCAGATGTTCATTTAGATCTGAGACCTGGTACGGATGTGGCAATGGGGAACGGACTTTTACATGTCATGATAGAGGAGGGATTAGTGGATAAAACCTTTATCGAGCAGCATACAACCGGATATCAAGAACTAAAAGAAACGGTGAAATCTTATACCCCTCAAAGGGTAGCAGAAATCACAGGGGTAGCTCCTGAAAAAATTATAACCGCCGCCAGACTTTATGGAAAAGCAAAAGGAGGAATGGTTATGTTTGCACGTGGAGTTGAGCAACATGCTACAGGAACAGATGCCGTTTCAACTTACGTAAACCTTTCCCTCGTTTCAGGAAAAATTGGTAGAAAAGGATCTGGTTTTGCTACCTTTACAGGTCAAGGAAATGGACAAGGTGGGCGGGAACACGGTCAAAAGACAGATCAACTTCCTGGCTTTCGAAAAATTACCGACCCTAATGCACGTGAATATATTGCAAGTGTTTGGGGTGTAGAAGAGAAAGAAATACCTGGACCTGGAATGAGTGCATTCGAGATTCTACAACAACTGGGGAAAGAAATTAAAGGATTGTTACTAGTATGCAGTAACCCTATTGTCTCCTCACCTTCTGTCGGGGATGTTTCAAAGTATTTAAAAAGTCTTGAATTTTTCGTTGCCATTGACATGTTTATGTCTGAATCAGCAGAGCTTGCCGATGTGATATTGCCTTCTACCGTTTGGATTGAAGATAACGGTACTACCACAAATATTGAAGGCAGAGTGGTAAGACTAAAAGGAATTGATAGAAGGCCGGGTCAAGTAAAATCCGATTGGGAGATTATTTGTGAACTTGCTAAAAAACTAGGAAGAGAAAAATACTTTACCTATAATTCCCCAGAAGAAATATTTAATGAACTTCGTCTAGCTAGCAAAGGGGGAATTGCCGATTATTACGGAATTACCTACGAAAAACTCGATAAAATGCAAGGTGTGTTCTGGCCATGTCCTACGGAGGAAGATGAAGGAATGCCTCGCCTTTTTGAAGACAAGAAATTTAACTTTCCAGATGGAAAGGCTCGAATTTTAGCTTTTGAACATAAGGGACCAAATGAAAAGGTTAGTAAAGAATACCCTCTTATACTTTCGACGGGTCGTGTAGTCTATCATTATTTAAGTGGTAATCAAACAAGAAGAATTGAGGCACTTCGAAATTTCTGTCCTGACCCTTATGTAGAAATGCACCCTAGTTTAGCAATGAAATATAACATATCAAATGGTGAAATGGTACAGATTTCAAGTCCAAGAGGAAGTATTAAAGTCGTAGCTAAGATAACTAAGATTATTAGAGAAGATATGATTTTTGTTCCTTATCACTGGGGAAAACAGCTTGCAATTAATCATTTAACAAATCCTGCCCTGGAACCAAAATCAAAAATTCCTGAATTCAAGGTTTGTGCCGCAAAACTTGAAAAAATTGAATCTGTAGGTGAGAGACATGGGTAG
- a CDS encoding MFS transporter — protein sequence MSRITQWDPENKVYWEQEGKRHARRNLWISIFALMLAFIVWQIWSVTAVRLNDVGFSFSENELFTLAALPGLVGATFRIFFTFMPGIVGGRNWTVISTGLLLFPAIGIGFAVQNPETSFMTMSILAALCGIGGGNFSSSMANISPFYPKAEKGTANGLNAGIGNLGVSIVQFVTPIIIFTPWLGMLTGGAQILQDGSEIFLQNAAFIWVVPITILTILAFFGMDNLPGMKQSFKEQAAIFKEKHMWIMAWLYTMCFGSFIGYAAAFPLLIRQEFPDSGGAGLAFLGPLVGAAIRPMGGWISDKIGSGAKVTFYDTILLLAATLSVIYFLNNQQFTGFLISFIVLFLATGIANGSTFRMVPFIFVDDKAKLSAPVLGFIAAIGAYGAFLIPKIFGWSINSTGSANLALYLFLAYYVISLLVCWYFYSRKNAEVKC from the coding sequence ATGTCAAGGATCACACAATGGGATCCCGAAAATAAAGTGTACTGGGAACAAGAAGGAAAACGTCATGCAAGAAGAAATCTATGGATTTCAATTTTTGCTTTAATGCTTGCCTTTATCGTATGGCAAATCTGGTCTGTAACAGCTGTAAGATTAAATGATGTGGGCTTTTCATTTTCTGAAAATGAGTTATTTACTTTAGCGGCACTACCTGGACTAGTGGGTGCAACATTTCGTATATTCTTTACATTTATGCCCGGAATCGTAGGAGGAAGAAATTGGACAGTTATTAGTACAGGGTTACTCTTATTTCCAGCCATCGGAATCGGGTTTGCTGTACAAAACCCAGAAACTTCTTTTATGACCATGTCTATTCTTGCAGCTCTTTGTGGAATTGGTGGAGGAAATTTTTCAAGTTCTATGGCGAATATATCTCCTTTTTATCCGAAAGCAGAAAAAGGGACCGCAAATGGATTAAATGCTGGTATTGGGAACTTAGGTGTAAGCATTGTCCAGTTTGTTACGCCTATCATTATTTTTACACCTTGGCTCGGAATGCTAACAGGTGGAGCGCAAATTTTACAAGATGGATCGGAAATTTTCTTGCAAAACGCAGCATTTATTTGGGTTGTGCCAATTACTATTCTTACCATATTAGCCTTTTTTGGAATGGATAATTTGCCTGGAATGAAACAATCGTTTAAGGAGCAAGCCGCCATTTTTAAAGAAAAGCATATGTGGATTATGGCTTGGTTGTATACGATGTGCTTTGGGTCGTTTATTGGTTATGCAGCAGCATTTCCTCTTTTGATCCGACAAGAGTTTCCAGATTCAGGCGGAGCGGGTTTAGCATTTTTAGGCCCGTTAGTAGGGGCAGCTATACGACCGATGGGTGGTTGGATTTCAGATAAGATAGGAAGCGGAGCAAAGGTTACCTTTTACGATACAATCCTCTTGTTAGCAGCAACGTTAAGCGTCATATACTTTCTTAACAATCAACAGTTTACCGGATTTCTTATCTCATTCATCGTTCTATTCTTGGCAACAGGGATTGCAAATGGTTCTACTTTCAGAATGGTTCCCTTTATTTTTGTTGATGACAAAGCAAAGCTTTCTGCACCAGTGTTAGGGTTTATCGCTGCTATTGGGGCGTATGGGGCCTTTTTAATTCCAAAGATTTTTGGATGGTCTATTAATTCAACGGGGTCAGCAAACCTAGCTCTTTATTTATTCCTTGCTTACTATGTTATAAGCCTTTTAGTATGCTGGTACTTTTATTCTAGAAAAAACGCAGAGGTAAAATGTTAA